One window from the genome of Megalobrama amblycephala isolate DHTTF-2021 linkage group LG4, ASM1881202v1, whole genome shotgun sequence encodes:
- the LOC125266106 gene encoding natterin-4-like — MMGFSVIIIFALLQIRLLNAGVNPEDLSNIERTDSSNPHQRHARALPLKKLFAGKDKEDRSILDPNTYLELVDSKTPPEDAVKVPSDSNNYIILTGKCNDVKLEILNSQAVNGKERRFLVNKDNFEDLEWKTWADIESSKTPFAPVWICEHYYIAKDESGKPSLTKQIDKTKKKTEYLYLNNDKLETLDMHSEDPVQKTPGNIEVLKQFIFVNKNCKSAKHVVKLDQGSDESSSSQKGRTHAFGGSASGGSLNLKYDHSRSNTITTSNVDKMLHSWNMEIEVPPNHSCSIKVTSKTFTSTVQYSGTLTRQYGISDVRKTSVTGIYEIQEAADLESVYNCKAEKEKVNC; from the exons ATGATGGGTTTCAGCGTGATCATCATCTTTGCTCTGCTGCAGATCCGTCTGCTGAATGCTGGGGTGAATCCAGAGGATCTTTCTAACATTGAAAGAACTG ACTCTTCTAATCCCCATCAGCGTCACGCTCGTGCATTGCCTCTAAAGAAGCTTTTTGCTGGGAAAGATAAGGAGGACCGGAGCATTCTTGACCCAAACACTTACTTGGAGTTGGTTGACTCAAAAACTCCACCTGAAGATGCAGTTAAAGTTCCCAGTGACTCCAATAATTACATTATTCTAACTGGGAAATGTAATGATGTTAAGTTAGAAATACTTAATAGCCAAGCTGTTAATGGTAAGGAACGTCGATTTCTGGTGAATAAAGACAACTTTGAAGATTTAGAGTGGAAAACATGGGCAGATATAGAGAGTAGCAAGACTCCATTTGCCCCAGTGTGGATTTGTGAACATTATTACATTGCTAAAGATGAATCTGGTAAGCCTTCTTTGACCAAACAAATagataaaacaaaaaagaaaactgaaTATCTCTACCTAAACAATGACAAATTGGAGACATTAGATATGCATTCTGAAGATCCAGTACAGAAAACGCCAGGAAATATAGAAGTgctaaaacagttcatatttgtCAACAAGAACTGTAAGTCAGCCAAACATGTGGTGAAGTTGGATCAAGGCAGTGATGAATCAAGTTCTTCTCAGAAGGGCCGTACGCATGCGTTCGGAGGATCAGCCTCTGGTGGATCACTTAATCTGAAATATGACCACAGTCGCTCGAACACTATAACGACATCCAATGTTGATAAGATGCTGCACTCATGGAATATGGAGATAGAGGTTCCTCCCAACCATTCTTGCTCCATTAAAGTGACAAGCAAAACCTTTACGAGTACAGTCCAGTACTCTGGTACGCTCACCCGACAATACGGGATCAGTGACGTACGCAAAACCTCTGTTACCGGCATCTATGAAATTCAGGAAGCAGCAGACCTCGAATCTGTGTATAACTGCAAAGCTGAGAAAGAAAAGGTGAACTGTTGA
- the LOC125266107 gene encoding natterin-4-like produces the protein MMGFSVIIIFALLQIRLLNAGGNPEDLSNIESTDSSNHHQRHARGSPSSKPSAGKEEEDQNFFDSNIYLELVESNTPPKDAVKVSHLNQENYIIVNGKCNNVKYELLKSSAAQSQGANNKVRQFLVNKDNFEILKWKTWADIQNGQIQFYPVRICKSHYIAKDQNGITSIDNLVMEKSNENMQTEVLTVNFDISWEHLEIDNYVVSKEKTDKNSDVIKQFIAHNNNCAPAKHVVKLDQGSDKTSSFLNGRGHTFGVGGEVSISGKIPQLFDLGGKINLKYDHSRSKSITTSKVDKVLHSVSTEIQVPPNTFCTIEISSKTFRVQVPYTGQLIRRYKGDNLPLRITSVTGIYDYQEVAELETSVNSCKDNETILKCTSV, from the exons ATGATGGGTTTCAGCGTGATCATCATCTTTGCTCTGCTGCAGATCCGTCTGCTGAATGCTGGGGGGAATCCAGAGGATCTTTCTAACATTGAAAGCACTG ACTCTTCTAATCACCATCAGCGTCACGCTCGTGGATCACCTTCCAGCAAGCCTTCAGCTGGGAAAGAGGAGGAGGACCAGAACTTTTTTGACTCAAACATTTATTTGGAATTGGTTGAATCAAACACTCCACCTAAAGATGCAGTTAAAGTTTCCCATTTGAACCAAGAGAATTACATTATTGTAAATGGGAAATGTAATAATGTTAAGTATGAATTACTTAAAAGTTCAGCTGCACAGAGCCAAGGTGCTAATAATAAGGTACGTCAATTTCTAGTTAATAAAGATAACTTTGAAATTTTAAAGTGGAAAACATGGGCAGATATACAGAATGGCCAGATTCAATTTTACCCAGTAAGGATTTGTAAAAGTCACTACATTGCTAAAGATCAAAATGGTATCACTTCCATAGACAATTTAGTAATGGAAAAAAGTAATGAAAACATGCAAACTGAAGTTCTCACCGTAAACTTTGACATAAGTTGGGAGCATTTAGAAATTGATAATTATGTAGTTTCAAAAGAGAAAACTGATAAAAACTCGGATGTGATAAAACAGTTCATAGCTCACAACAACAACTGTGCTCCAGCCAAACATGTGGTGAAGTTGGATCAAGGCAGCGACAAAACAAGTTCTTTTCTAAATGGCCGTGGACATACGTTTGGAGTGGGAGGAGAAGTATCAATCTCAGGTAAAATTCCACAATTATTCGATTTAGGTggaaaaataaatttgaaatatGACCATAGTCGCTCAAAATCTATAACGACATCCAAAGTTGATAAGGTCCTGCACTCAGTGAGTACGGAGATACAGGTTCCACCCAATACTTTTTGTACCATTGAGATTTCAAGCAAAACCTTTAGAGTTCAAGTCCCATATACTGGTCAGCTCATCCGAAGATACAAGGGCGATAATTTACCCCTACGCATCACCTCTGTTACCGGCATCTACGATTATCAGGAAGTAGCAGAACTCGAAACATCTGTGAACAGCTGCAAAGACAATGAAACTATCCTGAAATGTACTAGTGTATGA